A part of Melittangium boletus DSM 14713 genomic DNA contains:
- a CDS encoding ISAs1 family transposase: MLTRLGVTFKQIVDPRASRGKRHELGAMLSLLVQGLATGRRVLRQVEALGADLVREGTGPVGLRGPVSDTTLDRLLSELKPEGLDKVLRQLVRTALERGVLRQDRMAAGVVSIDGKAGESTRGQAPCEPCHTLRDEQGQEYWYPFALRAALTSSGACPVLDQMMLEGKQGEATAFPKLLKRVVEKYGEHFKYVTGDAGLTSAANARAVREAGKHYVFAVKENFQRLHDVMWVALGTAPVQVTVRERARGEWVERQLRATRVPETEEFPEARQWVWVRSTREREGKLPEVETRLFITSVPGGELSGEQMLTLVRGHWGIENGPNWTADVVLEEDTGSASLRGQAPVVLSWLRLLAYNLLALVRTHLPPKDGRLVSYARTQEVLYQGLLGLAVLPESLAVLA, encoded by the coding sequence ATGTTGACGCGGTTGGGAGTAACGTTCAAGCAGATAGTGGACCCAAGGGCCAGCCGCGGCAAGAGGCACGAGTTGGGGGCGATGCTGTCGCTGCTGGTGCAAGGGCTGGCGACCGGGAGAAGAGTGCTGAGACAGGTAGAGGCGTTGGGTGCGGACCTGGTGCGCGAGGGGACAGGGCCAGTGGGATTGCGCGGACCGGTGTCGGACACGACCTTGGATAGACTGCTCAGTGAGCTCAAGCCCGAGGGGTTGGACAAGGTGCTGCGGCAGTTGGTGCGGACGGCGCTCGAGCGGGGAGTGCTGCGTCAGGACAGGATGGCGGCGGGAGTGGTGTCGATTGACGGCAAGGCGGGGGAGAGCACGCGAGGACAAGCGCCCTGTGAGCCATGTCACACACTGAGAGACGAGCAGGGGCAAGAGTATTGGTACCCCTTCGCGCTGCGAGCGGCGCTCACCAGCAGCGGAGCGTGCCCGGTGCTCGACCAGATGATGCTGGAGGGCAAGCAAGGAGAGGCGACGGCCTTCCCCAAGCTGCTGAAGCGGGTGGTGGAGAAGTATGGAGAGCACTTCAAGTACGTGACGGGGGACGCGGGGCTGACGAGCGCGGCGAACGCGAGAGCGGTGAGAGAGGCAGGCAAACATTATGTGTTCGCCGTGAAGGAGAACTTCCAGCGCTTGCATGACGTGATGTGGGTGGCGCTGGGGACAGCACCCGTACAGGTGACGGTGAGAGAGCGGGCGCGGGGCGAGTGGGTGGAGCGGCAGCTGAGAGCGACACGAGTGCCCGAGACAGAAGAGTTTCCAGAAGCGAGGCAATGGGTGTGGGTGCGCAGCACGCGGGAGCGGGAGGGGAAGTTGCCCGAGGTGGAGACACGGCTGTTTATAACGTCCGTACCTGGCGGGGAGTTGTCGGGAGAGCAGATGCTCACGCTGGTGAGAGGGCATTGGGGAATAGAGAATGGGCCCAACTGGACGGCGGACGTCGTGCTGGAGGAAGACACGGGCTCGGCCAGCTTGCGTGGGCAGGCGCCCGTGGTGCTCAGTTGGCTGAGGCTGCTGGCCTACAATCTGCTGGCGCTGGTGCGCACGCACCTGCCCCCAAAAGACGGCAGGCTCGTTTCTTATGCTCGCACCCAGGAAGTGCTCTACCAGGGCTTGCTGGGCCTGGCGGTGCTGCCGGAGAGTCTGGCCGTACTTGCCTGA
- a CDS encoding transposase: MEKELEQFRQEAQRLRAGRAKGSGPFPEPMRAFAVRYLAQALEKGETLKSVVERLGVSEPTLQAWRRGQTPGGKARGGEPRPAGLVPVVVHEAQAPARPREGTTLAVVSPRGWRVEGLGVEEAVEVLRRVAC, translated from the coding sequence GTGGAGAAGGAGTTGGAGCAGTTCCGGCAGGAGGCGCAGAGACTGAGAGCGGGACGAGCCAAGGGCTCGGGCCCCTTCCCCGAGCCGATGAGGGCGTTCGCTGTGCGCTACCTGGCACAGGCGTTGGAGAAGGGAGAGACGCTCAAGTCGGTTGTGGAGAGGCTAGGGGTGTCGGAGCCGACGTTGCAGGCATGGAGGCGAGGACAGACGCCCGGGGGCAAGGCGCGCGGGGGTGAGCCGAGGCCCGCGGGGCTGGTGCCAGTGGTGGTGCACGAGGCGCAGGCGCCCGCGCGGCCGCGAGAGGGCACGACCTTGGCGGTGGTGTCGCCGCGGGGCTGGAGGGTGGAAGGGCTGGGGGTGGAGGAGGCGGTGGAAGTGCTGCGGAGGGTGGCGTGCTGA
- a CDS encoding DUF2381 family protein, with product MSSDNILLKVRKPPANALGLDEARSYSYMPTGESRPASVAVRLSLTNPGAEPWTLAGAALVDAAGEQVELARWPLAPIPANGAGAVVVGIQGERAQLGCPCTLKLGEAQGPRTFTLENVTLPEGKAKGP from the coding sequence GTGTCGTCTGATAACATTCTCTTGAAGGTGAGGAAGCCGCCAGCCAACGCGCTCGGGCTGGATGAAGCCCGGAGCTACAGCTACATGCCCACGGGCGAGAGTCGCCCGGCAAGCGTGGCTGTTCGGCTGAGCCTTACGAACCCCGGCGCGGAGCCTTGGACGCTGGCAGGGGCGGCGCTGGTGGACGCGGCGGGGGAACAGGTGGAGCTTGCCCGTTGGCCACTGGCGCCCATCCCCGCGAATGGTGCCGGTGCCGTCGTGGTGGGCATCCAGGGGGAGCGCGCGCAGCTCGGCTGCCCCTGCACCCTCAAACTAGGGGAAGCACAGGGGCCGCGCACCTTCACCCTTGAGAACGTCACCTTACCCGAGGGGAAAGCGAAGGGGCCCTGA
- a CDS encoding ankyrin repeat domain-containing protein, whose product MSKELFAAIEQHDTARIKALLAGGADPNEPQPEPPGLRPLQVAIYELSDGGELDVLLALLEHGADVNAWDVERDKTPLLVAACENELAAVEALVKAGAEPNVCSSEGVTPLRTCAQVGNLRMALLLLGAGATRTINDWGGLTGYTALGHAARRLDLPMIKLLLDAGADPRAPDEDGLPAHYRLPPRAESDSQTWDAAFELLGGAKDRMP is encoded by the coding sequence ATGTCGAAAGAACTCTTCGCAGCGATCGAGCAGCACGATACGGCCCGGATCAAGGCGCTGCTGGCGGGGGGGGCCGATCCGAACGAGCCGCAGCCGGAGCCGCCGGGGTTGCGTCCGCTGCAAGTGGCCATCTACGAACTCTCCGATGGGGGCGAACTCGACGTGCTCCTGGCGCTCCTTGAGCACGGCGCGGACGTCAACGCATGGGACGTCGAGCGAGACAAGACCCCCTTGTTGGTGGCGGCCTGCGAAAACGAGCTGGCGGCAGTCGAAGCGCTTGTGAAGGCGGGGGCTGAGCCCAACGTGTGCAGCAGTGAAGGAGTCACGCCGCTGCGGACGTGCGCGCAGGTGGGCAATCTGAGGATGGCCTTGCTTCTCTTGGGCGCGGGGGCAACTCGGACGATCAACGACTGGGGCGGGCTGACCGGATACACCGCGCTCGGACACGCGGCACGTCGGCTGGACCTCCCCATGATCAAGCTGCTTCTCGACGCGGGCGCCGATCCGAGGGCCCCGGACGAGGACGGCCTGCCTGCCCACTACCGTCTGCCGCCGCGCGCTGAATCCGATTCTCAGACATGGGACGCCGCGTTCGAACTGCTCGGAGGAGCGAAGGACCGCATGCCGTAG
- a CDS encoding IS4 family transposase produces MVRRTLEHALSSQWIDEVFEANREQQYTRELLFSSVVDLMGVVALGLRPSLHAAAQSDPDLTVSLAALYDKVNHTEPQVVRALVQGSAERLLPVVRPMKKQGPWAAGYQVRVLDGNHLPASEKRLKPLREFRGAALPGQSLVVYAPELSLVVDVLPAEDAHAQERALMGPVLERVREGELWLADRNFSTSRILRAVHEKRAAFIIREHGVSPNPTALGERREVGRGPTGRVYEQAVRVEGEEPLELRRIEVELEEPTEDGETAIRLLTNVPEEKLSAVEVAQLYRKRWTIEGMFGELEAVLESEVRSLGRPRAALLAFGVAVLAYNVLSVVKTAVEASHDLEAANMQVSTFYIAAEVKFAYGGMMMVVEPEDWSGQEVRSAEQLSELLLELAKKVKPSTLRKHPRAAKKKVKKGYVPGEVARKHVATARVLKGEKIS; encoded by the coding sequence ATGGTGCGCCGCACGCTTGAGCATGCCCTGAGTTCGCAATGGATTGATGAGGTATTCGAAGCGAACCGAGAGCAGCAGTACACGCGCGAGTTGCTCTTCTCCTCGGTAGTGGATTTGATGGGAGTGGTGGCGCTGGGACTGCGACCGTCGCTGCACGCCGCGGCGCAGTCCGACCCGGACTTGACCGTCTCGCTGGCGGCGCTCTACGACAAAGTCAATCACACCGAGCCCCAGGTGGTGCGAGCCCTGGTGCAAGGGAGCGCGGAGAGGTTGTTGCCCGTGGTGCGGCCCATGAAGAAGCAGGGGCCGTGGGCGGCGGGTTACCAGGTGCGAGTCTTGGATGGCAATCACCTCCCCGCCAGTGAGAAGCGGCTCAAACCGTTGAGAGAATTCCGAGGAGCTGCGCTGCCCGGACAGTCGTTGGTGGTGTATGCGCCGGAGTTGAGCCTGGTGGTGGATGTGCTGCCGGCTGAAGACGCGCATGCACAAGAGCGGGCGTTGATGGGGCCGGTGTTGGAGCGAGTGCGGGAGGGAGAATTGTGGCTGGCGGACAGGAACTTCTCCACGAGCCGGATTCTGCGCGCGGTGCATGAAAAGAGAGCGGCCTTCATCATCCGAGAGCACGGCGTGTCGCCCAATCCGACCGCGCTGGGGGAGCGGAGGGAAGTAGGCCGAGGGCCAACGGGACGTGTGTACGAGCAGGCAGTGCGAGTGGAGGGGGAAGAGCCGTTGGAGTTGAGACGGATTGAAGTGGAGTTGGAGGAGCCAACAGAAGACGGGGAAACAGCCATTCGGCTGCTCACGAACGTGCCCGAGGAGAAACTGAGCGCCGTGGAGGTAGCGCAGCTGTACAGGAAGCGCTGGACGATTGAAGGGATGTTTGGAGAGTTGGAGGCCGTGCTCGAGAGCGAGGTGCGGAGTTTGGGGAGACCACGAGCGGCGCTGCTGGCCTTTGGGGTGGCGGTACTGGCCTACAATGTGTTGTCGGTGGTGAAAACCGCGGTGGAAGCCAGCCATGACCTGGAGGCTGCCAATATGCAGGTGTCCACCTTTTACATTGCCGCCGAAGTGAAGTTCGCTTACGGAGGAATGATGATGGTGGTGGAGCCGGAGGACTGGAGCGGACAGGAAGTACGGAGCGCGGAGCAGTTGAGTGAGCTCCTGCTGGAGCTAGCGAAGAAGGTGAAGCCTTCCACATTGCGCAAACATCCCCGCGCCGCCAAGAAGAAGGTGAAGAAAGGCTATGTACCGGGAGAGGTGGCGCGCAAGCATGTGGCAACAGCACGTGTGCTCAAGGGCGAGAAAATCTCCTGA